One window from the genome of Actinoplanes teichomyceticus ATCC 31121 encodes:
- the dapD gene encoding 2,3,4,5-tetrahydropyridine-2,6-dicarboxylate N-succinyltransferase yields the protein MDTAISTSPAWGVGLATVTAEGQVLDTWYPSGFLGLGDEPADVPALPAGLTGPKLLPGLSTVEVRTTIKSLAEPIADAAEAYLRLHLLSHRLVRPNELNLDGIFGQLANVAWTSAGPCPPDRVDELRFLERAAGRHLAVHGVDKFPRMTDYVTPSGVRIADADRVRLGAHLAPGTTVMHEGFVNFNAGTLGTSMVEGRIVQGVVVGDGSDIGGGSSIMGTLSGGGKEKVRIGERSLLGANAGVGISLGDDCVVEAGTYITASSKVALPDGRVVKAIELSGVNNLLFWRNSVTGALEARPRKGTGIELNSALHSN from the coding sequence TACCGCGATCTCGACCTCGCCCGCCTGGGGCGTCGGCCTTGCCACCGTCACCGCCGAGGGCCAGGTGCTGGACACCTGGTACCCGTCCGGGTTCCTCGGTCTGGGCGACGAGCCGGCCGACGTGCCGGCCCTGCCGGCCGGGCTGACCGGCCCGAAGCTGCTGCCCGGACTCTCGACCGTCGAGGTCCGGACCACGATCAAGTCGCTGGCCGAGCCGATCGCCGACGCCGCCGAGGCGTACCTGCGGCTGCACCTGCTGTCGCACCGCCTGGTCCGGCCGAACGAGCTGAACCTGGACGGGATCTTCGGCCAGCTCGCCAACGTGGCCTGGACCTCGGCCGGTCCGTGCCCGCCGGACCGGGTCGACGAGCTGCGCTTCCTGGAGCGCGCCGCGGGCCGGCACCTGGCCGTCCACGGCGTCGACAAGTTCCCGCGGATGACCGATTACGTCACCCCGTCCGGGGTCCGGATCGCCGACGCGGACCGCGTCCGGCTCGGCGCGCACCTGGCCCCGGGAACCACGGTCATGCACGAGGGATTCGTCAACTTCAACGCCGGCACGCTGGGCACCTCGATGGTCGAGGGCCGGATCGTGCAGGGTGTGGTGGTCGGCGACGGGTCCGACATCGGCGGCGGATCGTCGATCATGGGCACGCTGTCCGGCGGCGGCAAGGAGAAGGTCCGGATCGGCGAGCGCAGCCTGCTCGGCGCGAACGCCGGTGTCGGCATCTCGCTCGGCGACGACTGCGTGGTCGAGGCGGGCACCTACATCACCGCCTCGTCGAAGGTCGCGTTGCCCGACGGTCGTGTGGTGAAGGCCATCGAGCTGTCCGGTGTGAACAATCTCCTGTTCTGGCGGAACTCGGTCACCGGCGCCCTGGAGGCCCGGCCGCGCAAGGGCACCGGCATCGAACTGAACAGCGCGCTGCACTCGAACTGA
- a CDS encoding LysR family transcriptional regulator ArgP yields MMDRVQLATFQAVVEQGSFEAAARELHVTTSAVSQRIKALERAVGQVLVRRARPCTATAAGAALVRFAGQVALLEREALAQARGGTRISIVVNVDSLNTWFLPVLAGVPGATFELHTDDQDYTADLLRSGAAMAAVTAENVAVQGCRVERLGAMRYLAVAAPGLDVTDLSRAPMIVYNRKDQLQHRFLSLLGLSPAAPLIHHVPAAAAFNEAIRLGLGWGAVPERNALPLLRSGQYVDLAPGRHLDVPLYWQRWRIESALLTTLTTAVRSAAAAALH; encoded by the coding sequence ATCATGGACCGGGTGCAGCTGGCGACCTTCCAGGCCGTCGTGGAGCAGGGCAGTTTCGAGGCGGCCGCACGTGAGCTCCACGTCACCACCTCGGCGGTCAGCCAGCGGATCAAGGCGCTCGAACGTGCCGTCGGGCAGGTCCTGGTACGCCGGGCCCGACCGTGCACGGCGACGGCCGCCGGGGCGGCGCTGGTCCGGTTCGCCGGGCAGGTCGCGCTGCTGGAGAGGGAGGCGCTGGCCCAGGCCCGGGGCGGCACCCGGATCTCCATCGTGGTCAACGTCGATTCGCTGAACACCTGGTTCCTGCCGGTGCTGGCCGGGGTCCCGGGCGCCACGTTCGAGCTGCACACCGACGATCAGGACTACACCGCCGACCTGCTCCGGTCCGGCGCCGCGATGGCCGCGGTCACCGCCGAGAACGTGGCGGTGCAGGGCTGCCGGGTGGAGCGACTGGGCGCGATGCGCTACCTCGCGGTCGCCGCCCCCGGCCTGGACGTCACCGACCTGAGCCGCGCTCCGATGATCGTCTACAACCGCAAGGATCAGCTCCAGCACCGGTTCCTGTCCCTGCTGGGACTGTCGCCGGCCGCCCCGCTGATCCACCACGTGCCCGCCGCGGCGGCCTTCAACGAGGCGATCCGGCTGGGGCTGGGCTGGGGCGCGGTCCCGGAGCGCAACGCGCTGCCGCTGCTGCGTTCCGGTCAGTACGTCGACCTCGCTCCCGGCCGGCACCTGGACGTCCCGCTCTACTGGCAGCGCTGGCGAATCGAATCAGCGCTGCTGACCACCCTGACCACCGCCGTACGATCGGCCGCCGCCGCAGCCCTGCACTGA
- a CDS encoding LysE/ArgO family amino acid transporter encodes MLTSALAGFAASAVLIIAIGAQNAFVLRQGLRREHVLWVVLTCALSDLALISAGIAGLGAVVSAQPALVTVIRWVGAAFLIGYAALAARRALRPASSLDPAGKAPSTLRATLLTCLALTYLNPHVYLDTVLLLGSVAQQHAHRWMFGAGAAAASLVWFTALGAGAHRLGPLLARPGAWRVLDGLIALVMAGVAATLLIPA; translated from the coding sequence ATGCTCACCTCCGCCCTGGCCGGTTTCGCCGCCTCCGCCGTACTGATCATCGCGATCGGCGCCCAGAACGCGTTCGTCCTGCGCCAAGGGCTGCGCCGGGAGCACGTGCTCTGGGTGGTCCTCACCTGCGCGCTCTCCGATCTGGCGCTGATCTCGGCGGGCATCGCCGGCCTCGGCGCGGTGGTGTCCGCCCAGCCGGCCCTGGTCACCGTCATCCGGTGGGTCGGCGCGGCGTTCCTGATCGGCTACGCGGCGCTGGCCGCCCGCCGGGCCCTGCGCCCGGCCAGCAGCCTGGACCCTGCCGGCAAAGCGCCGTCCACGCTGCGTGCGACCCTGCTCACCTGCCTGGCGCTGACCTATCTCAACCCGCACGTCTATCTGGACACCGTGCTGCTGCTCGGCTCGGTGGCGCAGCAGCACGCGCACCGCTGGATGTTCGGTGCCGGCGCGGCCGCCGCCAGCCTGGTCTGGTTCACCGCGCTCGGCGCCGGCGCGCACCGGCTCGGGCCCCTGCTCGCCCGGCCCGGCGCCTGGCGGGTGCTGGACGGCCTGATCGCCCTGGTGATGGCCGGGGTGGCGGCGACCTTGCTGATCCCGGCTTGA
- a CDS encoding MerR family transcriptional regulator, whose translation MRNIGEAARASGLTVSALRYYDGAGVLVPAAVDPATGYRRYTAEQIRAARLIAGLRRVGMPVAEIARTVRDLERPDRVRDRLDAHLSRLEAGLADARRELLRLHSLLDLEENRMTRVTLSAADLTAALDAVRFAATDPIPGTQLPGGVLFEIGDGTLTVAATDRYRLAVATAPAAVEGPPARPYLPLAFTDELRRIGSGPLILDVATDRVRAEAGGRELRAEPLDFDFPDHRRLIGPTGTTPRRITVDADELRRLVSGGPEVRREHDGAQYPVTVLAPDPSGGLRVAAESEWAADAAAHVAVNREFLLQAVDAGGPGQLLLDLDGPVQPLTIRSAADDSRLSLLMPVRAGDPVR comes from the coding sequence ATGCGCAACATCGGCGAGGCGGCCCGGGCCAGTGGGCTGACCGTCAGCGCGCTGCGGTACTACGACGGCGCGGGCGTGCTGGTCCCGGCGGCGGTGGACCCGGCGACCGGGTATCGCCGTTACACCGCCGAGCAGATCCGGGCGGCCCGCCTGATCGCCGGGCTGCGCCGGGTCGGCATGCCGGTCGCCGAGATCGCGCGGACGGTGCGCGACCTGGAGCGCCCCGACCGGGTACGGGATCGGCTCGACGCCCACCTGAGCCGCCTGGAGGCCGGCCTGGCCGACGCGCGTCGTGAACTCCTCCGCCTGCACAGTCTGCTCGATCTGGAGGAGAACCGGATGACCCGAGTCACCCTGTCCGCCGCCGACCTGACCGCCGCGCTGGACGCGGTGCGGTTCGCCGCGACCGACCCGATCCCCGGGACGCAGCTGCCCGGCGGCGTGCTGTTCGAGATCGGTGACGGCACGCTGACCGTGGCCGCCACCGACCGCTACCGGCTCGCGGTGGCCACCGCCCCGGCCGCGGTCGAGGGCCCACCGGCGCGGCCGTACCTGCCGCTGGCCTTCACCGACGAGCTGCGGCGGATCGGTTCCGGCCCGCTCATCCTCGACGTCGCCACCGATCGGGTACGCGCCGAAGCCGGCGGCCGTGAGCTGCGCGCCGAACCGCTGGACTTCGACTTCCCCGACCACCGCCGCCTGATCGGCCCCACCGGCACGACTCCCCGCCGGATCACCGTCGATGCCGACGAGCTGCGCCGGCTGGTGAGCGGCGGCCCGGAGGTGCGGCGCGAGCACGACGGGGCGCAGTACCCGGTCACCGTCCTGGCCCCGGACCCGTCCGGGGGGCTGCGGGTGGCCGCCGAGTCGGAGTGGGCCGCCGACGCCGCCGCCCACGTGGCGGTGAACCGTGAGTTCCTGCTCCAGGCGGTCGACGCCGGCGGCCCCGGCCAGCTGCTGCTGGACCTCGACGGTCCGGTCCAGCCGTTGACCATCCGCAGCGCCGCCGACGACTCCCGGCTCTCCCTGCTGATGCCGGTGCGCGCCGGCGATCCGGTGCGTTGA
- a CDS encoding class I SAM-dependent methyltransferase: MRSSPPDDDLNTAAAGASMTGWEFAWLDGLAVASEPSWSYPEIARPLLRSAASLLDLDTGGGELLAEFAPLPPYTVAVESWARNTPAARERLAPFGVEVLTELPAGENEFDVVLSRHGRLPAADVARLLRPGGVLLTQQVGSADLAELNDALGAAPPHPRRWDAEVAAVALTAAGLRVTDVREEHPELAFRDIRAVIHHLQTVPWQVRNFTPQRYERQLARLSAIIRARGEFTVRAHRFLVQAERPTEV; this comes from the coding sequence GTGCGCAGCAGTCCGCCGGATGACGACCTCAACACCGCAGCCGCCGGCGCGTCCATGACCGGGTGGGAGTTCGCCTGGTTGGACGGGCTGGCCGTGGCGTCCGAGCCGTCCTGGTCGTACCCGGAGATCGCCCGCCCGCTCCTGCGTTCCGCCGCCAGCCTGCTCGACCTGGACACCGGCGGCGGCGAGTTGCTCGCCGAGTTCGCGCCGCTGCCGCCGTACACCGTCGCGGTGGAGAGCTGGGCCCGCAACACCCCGGCCGCCCGGGAGCGGCTCGCCCCGTTCGGCGTGGAGGTGCTCACCGAGCTGCCGGCCGGGGAGAACGAGTTCGACGTGGTGCTCAGCCGGCACGGCCGGCTGCCCGCCGCCGACGTGGCTAGGCTGCTGCGGCCCGGCGGCGTGCTGCTCACCCAGCAGGTCGGCAGCGCCGACCTGGCCGAGCTGAACGACGCGCTCGGCGCCGCGCCGCCACACCCGAGGCGGTGGGACGCGGAGGTCGCGGCGGTCGCCCTGACCGCCGCCGGTCTGCGGGTGACCGACGTCCGCGAGGAGCATCCCGAGCTCGCCTTCCGGGACATCCGGGCGGTGATCCACCATCTGCAGACGGTGCCGTGGCAGGTCCGCAACTTCACCCCGCAACGGTACGAACGGCAGCTGGCCCGCCTGTCGGCGATCATCCGAGCCCGCGGTGAGTTCACCGTGCGCGCGCACCGCTTCCTGGTGCAGGCGGAGCGCCCGACAGAGGTGTAA
- a CDS encoding SDR family oxidoreductase — MTRISVVTGASGGIGRAVARRLAARGDTVALLARGEEGLAGAAEDVRRAGGIALPIELDVADYEAVDAAAERVEKELGPIGLWVNNAFSSVFAPFVEIEMPEFVRTTEVTYLGYVYGTRAALSRMRTRDRGVIVQVGSALAYRGIPLQSAYCGAKHAIQGFTESLRVELLHEKSNVHVTMVQMPAVNTPQFGWVLSRLPRKAQPVAPIYQPELAACAVEYAADHPKRREYWVGGSTALTLAANAVAPGVLDRYLARTGFQGQQTDEPRPADQPANLWDPADGPGEPDPGAHGDFDDQAKSRSVQLWASQHHGVLAAVGGGLLAAGAAWAFGRR, encoded by the coding sequence ATGACCAGGATTTCCGTAGTGACCGGCGCGAGTGGTGGCATCGGCCGGGCGGTCGCCCGGCGCCTGGCGGCGCGGGGCGACACCGTCGCCCTGCTGGCCCGCGGCGAGGAGGGGCTGGCCGGGGCCGCCGAAGACGTACGCCGGGCCGGCGGCATCGCGCTGCCGATCGAGCTGGACGTGGCCGACTACGAGGCGGTGGACGCCGCCGCGGAACGGGTGGAGAAGGAGCTGGGCCCGATCGGGCTCTGGGTCAACAACGCGTTCTCCAGCGTCTTCGCCCCGTTCGTCGAGATCGAAATGCCGGAGTTCGTCCGCACCACCGAGGTCACCTACCTGGGTTACGTCTACGGCACCCGGGCCGCGCTGTCCCGGATGCGCACCCGTGACCGGGGCGTGATCGTGCAGGTGGGGTCGGCGCTGGCATACCGCGGGATCCCGTTGCAGAGCGCGTACTGCGGGGCCAAGCACGCGATCCAGGGCTTCACCGAATCGCTGCGGGTCGAGCTGCTGCACGAGAAGAGCAACGTGCACGTGACCATGGTGCAGATGCCGGCGGTGAACACCCCGCAGTTCGGCTGGGTGCTGTCCCGGCTGCCGCGCAAGGCGCAGCCGGTGGCCCCGATCTACCAGCCCGAGCTGGCCGCCTGCGCGGTCGAGTACGCCGCCGACCACCCGAAGCGCCGCGAGTACTGGGTCGGCGGGTCCACCGCGCTCACCCTGGCCGCGAACGCGGTCGCGCCCGGTGTGCTGGACCGGTACCTGGCCCGCACCGGGTTCCAGGGGCAGCAGACCGACGAGCCCCGCCCGGCGGACCAGCCGGCGAACCTGTGGGACCCGGCGGACGGGCCGGGCGAACCGGACCCGGGCGCGCACGGGGACTTCGACGACCAGGCCAAGTCGCGCAGCGTGCAGCTGTGGGCGTCGCAGCACCACGGGGTGCTGGCCGCGGTGGGTGGCGGGCTGCTCGCCGCCGGCGCCGCCTGGGCCTTCGGCCGCCGCTGA
- a CDS encoding SIMPL domain-containing protein, which yields MERPPVVVAHGEAVREVPPEQALVHVRAATSGRSREAVLERLAERAAAHGAVLDEFAAAIERRESEGLHVHPQTRRRTDEVRAHHGSVGTRVLVTDFTRLGDLLVRLAGEELTEVAGPYWRLRPGGRAGAEARRAAVTDALARAAEYAAAVGARVDRLVEINDAIPDEAAPIAFAAGSARDGSGPGFALEPELQIVRARVRVTVTITEPVLPDRPGDA from the coding sequence GTGGAGCGCCCCCCGGTCGTCGTCGCCCACGGCGAGGCCGTCCGGGAGGTGCCGCCCGAGCAGGCGCTCGTCCACGTCCGGGCCGCCACCAGCGGCCGCAGCCGGGAGGCCGTGCTGGAGCGGCTCGCCGAGCGCGCCGCCGCGCACGGCGCCGTGCTGGACGAGTTCGCCGCCGCGATCGAGCGCCGGGAGAGCGAAGGCCTGCACGTCCACCCGCAGACCCGGCGGCGCACCGACGAGGTGCGGGCCCACCACGGCAGCGTCGGCACCCGGGTGCTGGTCACCGACTTCACCCGGCTCGGCGATCTGCTCGTCCGGCTGGCCGGCGAGGAGCTGACCGAGGTCGCGGGGCCGTACTGGCGGCTGCGGCCGGGCGGCCGGGCGGGCGCCGAGGCGCGCCGGGCCGCGGTGACCGACGCGCTGGCCCGGGCCGCGGAGTACGCGGCCGCGGTCGGCGCGCGGGTGGACCGGCTGGTGGAGATCAATGACGCGATCCCGGACGAGGCGGCCCCGATCGCCTTCGCGGCCGGGTCGGCGCGCGACGGGAGCGGCCCGGGCTTCGCCCTCGAACCGGAGTTGCAGATCGTGCGCGCCCGGGTCCGGGTCACCGTCACGATCACCGAGCCGGTCCTGCCCGACCGGCCCGGCGACGCCTGA
- the dapC gene encoding succinyldiaminopimelate transaminase translates to MSALSSALPDFPWDLLEPAKRLAAAHPDGIVDLSIGTPVDPVPPVIRQALTEAADTPGYPLTAGTPRLRAAIAGWLARACHASGELGVLPTIGSKELVAWLPTLLGVGPGDTVVIPQVCYPTYEVGVRLAGAEVVRSDSLTAAGPARVKLVWVNSPSNPTGRVLPAEHLRKMVAWARERGAVLVSDECYVSLGWETEPVSVLADEVTGGDYTGVLAVHSLSKRSNLAGYRAGFVGGDPALVRELLAVRKHAGMIPPAPVQAAMVAALEDEEHVARQRDRYAARRETLRAALVKAGFQISHSEAGLYLWATRGEDCWQTVDRLARRGILAAPGAFYGPAAAQHVRIALTATDERVAAAAGRLAEPFAEQPEQ, encoded by the coding sequence CTGAGCGCTCTGTCGTCGGCCCTGCCGGATTTCCCCTGGGACCTGCTGGAGCCGGCCAAGAGGCTCGCCGCCGCCCACCCGGACGGCATCGTCGATCTCTCCATCGGCACTCCGGTCGACCCGGTCCCCCCGGTCATCCGGCAGGCCCTCACCGAGGCCGCCGACACGCCCGGCTATCCGCTGACCGCGGGCACCCCGCGGTTGCGTGCCGCGATCGCCGGCTGGCTGGCCCGGGCCTGTCACGCCTCGGGTGAGCTGGGCGTGCTGCCCACCATCGGATCCAAGGAGCTGGTCGCCTGGCTGCCGACGCTGCTCGGCGTCGGCCCGGGCGACACGGTGGTCATCCCGCAGGTCTGCTACCCGACGTACGAGGTCGGCGTGCGCCTGGCCGGCGCCGAGGTGGTCCGGTCCGACTCGCTCACCGCGGCCGGCCCGGCCCGGGTCAAGCTGGTCTGGGTCAACTCGCCGTCCAACCCGACCGGGCGGGTCCTGCCCGCCGAGCACCTGCGCAAGATGGTCGCCTGGGCCCGGGAGCGCGGCGCCGTGCTGGTCAGCGACGAGTGCTATGTGTCGCTCGGCTGGGAGACCGAGCCGGTGTCGGTGCTCGCCGACGAGGTGACCGGCGGCGACTACACCGGCGTGCTGGCCGTGCACTCCCTCTCCAAGCGCTCCAATCTGGCCGGCTACCGCGCCGGCTTCGTGGGCGGCGACCCCGCCCTGGTCCGGGAGCTGCTCGCGGTGCGCAAGCACGCCGGCATGATCCCGCCGGCCCCGGTGCAGGCCGCCATGGTCGCCGCGCTGGAGGACGAGGAGCACGTGGCGCGCCAGCGCGACCGGTACGCCGCGCGCCGGGAGACGCTGCGTGCCGCCCTGGTCAAGGCCGGTTTCCAGATCAGTCACTCGGAGGCCGGGCTCTACCTCTGGGCGACCCGTGGCGAGGACTGCTGGCAGACCGTCGACCGGCTGGCCCGCCGTGGCATCCTGGCCGCGCCGGGCGCGTTCTACGGTCCGGCCGCCGCCCAGCACGTACGGATCGCGCTGACCGCGACCGACGAGCGGGTGGCCGCGGCCGCCGGCCGGCTCGCCGAGCCGTTCGCCGAGCAGCCCGAGCAGTGA
- the fdxA gene encoding ferredoxin yields MTYIIAEPCVDVLDKACIEECPVDCIYEGNRMLYIHPDECVDCGACEPVCPVEAIFYEDDVPEQWKDYTNANYEFFEDLGSPGGASKVGKVEKDATFVAAQPPRGDAH; encoded by the coding sequence GTGACCTACATCATCGCTGAGCCCTGCGTCGATGTTCTCGACAAGGCATGCATCGAGGAATGCCCGGTCGACTGCATCTACGAAGGCAACCGGATGCTCTACATCCACCCCGATGAGTGCGTCGACTGCGGTGCCTGCGAGCCGGTCTGCCCGGTCGAGGCGATCTTCTACGAGGACGACGTCCCGGAGCAGTGGAAGGACTACACCAACGCGAACTACGAGTTCTTCGAGGATCTCGGTTCGCCCGGTGGCGCCTCCAAGGTCGGCAAGGTGGAGAAGGACGCGACGTTCGTGGCGGCCCAGCCGCCGCGCGGGGACGCACACTGA
- a CDS encoding GNAT family N-acetyltransferase, whose translation MLRQQDVGHRVVVRRIVGVSADRPLYTDALGELVDLTETDLTLATDKGTLRVPLREVHRAKRVPPARRPHAAAVIALELAADQAWPAPVRARLGSWLLRAAGNWTGRANSALAVGDPDRPLEAAIDAVERWYREHGQRPLINAPMPLAAPVNAMLDGRGWSTRPLTLVQTAPLAPIVADAASADLPPVDLADSPGDDWYAMVAAHKGRLPEAAIRILTGVPEKVFAHVRDADGDLIAVARGAITGPDRWLGISLVQTAPAARRRGLGRHVVRGLARWAAQHGATRAYLQVEERNTAAVGLYTRMGFSTHHTYLTREAPES comes from the coding sequence GTGCTCCGACAGCAGGATGTGGGACACCGGGTGGTGGTACGGCGAATTGTAGGCGTATCCGCGGATCGGCCGCTGTACACGGATGCGCTCGGCGAGCTCGTGGACCTGACCGAGACCGATCTCACACTCGCCACCGACAAGGGGACCCTGCGGGTGCCGCTGCGCGAGGTGCACCGGGCCAAGCGGGTCCCGCCGGCGCGCCGCCCGCACGCGGCCGCGGTGATCGCCCTGGAACTCGCCGCCGACCAGGCGTGGCCGGCCCCGGTCCGGGCCCGGCTGGGCAGCTGGCTGCTGCGGGCGGCGGGCAACTGGACCGGCCGGGCGAACTCCGCGCTCGCCGTCGGGGACCCGGACCGCCCGCTGGAGGCGGCGATCGACGCGGTCGAACGGTGGTACCGCGAGCACGGCCAGCGCCCGCTGATCAACGCGCCGATGCCGCTGGCCGCCCCGGTCAACGCGATGCTGGACGGGCGCGGCTGGTCCACCCGGCCGCTCACCCTGGTGCAGACCGCCCCGCTGGCCCCGATCGTGGCCGACGCGGCGAGCGCCGACCTGCCGCCGGTCGATCTGGCCGACTCCCCCGGCGACGACTGGTACGCGATGGTGGCCGCGCACAAGGGCCGGTTGCCGGAGGCTGCGATCCGCATCCTCACCGGCGTACCGGAGAAGGTGTTCGCCCACGTCCGCGACGCGGACGGCGACCTGATCGCGGTCGCCCGCGGCGCGATCACCGGGCCGGACCGCTGGCTGGGGATCTCGCTGGTGCAGACCGCGCCGGCCGCGCGGCGGCGCGGGCTGGGGCGGCACGTGGTCCGCGGCCTCGCCCGGTGGGCCGCCCAGCACGGGGCGACCCGCGCCTACCTGCAGGTGGAGGAGCGGAACACGGCGGCGGTGGGGTTGTACACCCGGATGGGCTTCAGCACCCACCACACCTACCTCACCCGTGAGGCGCCGGAGTCCTAG
- the mshB gene encoding N-acetyl-1-D-myo-inositol-2-amino-2-deoxy-alpha-D-glucopyranoside deacetylase: MTLDRTAPDSLPARRLLLVHAHPDDEVIGTGATMAHYASTGAHVTLVTCTLGEEGEIHVPALSRLAAAEADQLGGYRLVEWERACAALGVTDHRMLGGPGRYRDSGMMGLPTNEHPRAFWGADLDEAAGHLVEIMRELRPQVMITYDENGFYGHPDHIQAHRVAMRAAELAGPDAPEKIYWTAMPLSVLRDGMAAFRESEHNPFAGVERVEDLPFGTPDEQIAARIDGTDHYAKKTAAMRAHATQIPDNSWLYGMAGDFGGEFMGVEYYTLVKGERGPGEGPHKWESDLFAGLDLDGR, encoded by the coding sequence GTGACGCTCGACCGGACCGCACCCGATTCGCTGCCCGCCCGCCGCCTGCTGCTGGTGCACGCCCACCCCGACGACGAGGTCATCGGGACCGGCGCGACCATGGCGCACTACGCCTCCACCGGCGCCCACGTGACGCTGGTGACCTGCACCCTCGGCGAGGAGGGCGAGATCCACGTGCCGGCGCTGTCGCGGCTGGCCGCCGCCGAGGCCGACCAGCTGGGCGGTTACCGGCTGGTCGAGTGGGAGCGGGCCTGCGCCGCGCTGGGCGTCACGGATCACCGGATGCTGGGCGGCCCGGGGCGGTACCGCGACTCCGGGATGATGGGCCTGCCGACCAACGAGCACCCGCGCGCCTTCTGGGGCGCGGACCTGGACGAGGCCGCCGGGCACCTGGTGGAGATCATGCGCGAGCTGCGCCCGCAGGTCATGATCACGTATGACGAGAACGGCTTCTACGGCCATCCGGACCACATCCAGGCGCACCGGGTCGCGATGCGGGCGGCCGAGCTGGCCGGTCCGGACGCCCCGGAGAAGATCTACTGGACCGCGATGCCGCTGAGCGTGCTGCGCGACGGCATGGCGGCGTTCCGCGAGTCGGAGCACAACCCGTTCGCCGGCGTGGAGCGCGTGGAGGACCTGCCGTTCGGCACGCCGGACGAGCAGATCGCCGCCCGGATCGACGGCACCGACCACTACGCGAAGAAGACCGCCGCGATGCGCGCGCACGCCACCCAGATCCCGGACAACTCCTGGCTGTACGGCATGGCCGGCGACTTCGGCGGCGAGTTCATGGGCGTGGAGTACTACACGCTCGTCAAGGGCGAGCGCGGCCCGGGCGAGGGCCCGCACAAGTGGGAGAGCGACCTGTTCGCCGGGCTCGATCTGGACGGCAGATGA